CCCGTGAGTCGGCGCATCGGCTGTGGGGCTCGGTCTCGGGCTCGGGATGGGCTGTTCCGTCGTCCTTGGAGAAGCGTGCGTCGCGGCCTCGCGGTCCGTTGATCCGCCCAGCACGGCGAGCCATCCCGCCATCCCGGCCGGCACCGTCAGCAGCACTCCGACGGCAGTGACCAAGAGGGTGAGGATCGCCACCTTCACGACGAGCGCCGCACCGGTCCAGGCTCCGGCCACCCGCTTGACCAAGCCGAGCCAACGCCGTTCGCCGGGCAAGTCAGGTCACTGACATGTCGTAGAGCACGGCTTGAGTCTCGCCCTGGCACTCGCCGTCCTTGACTCGTGCGACGATCTTCAGAGCACTGACCTCACTGATGTCGACGTCCTGGAGCCCTCCAGTCTTGCCGTAGGCGACTGTCACCCCATCGATGAAGTCGGAGCCGTTGTACAAATCCACCGTCAGCTCGAGGTCTGAGGAATCCGCCTCGACTCCGGGTGCCGCGCGGAAGCTGAAGGTGTCCCAGTCCCCGTTCGCGCGGAACTCGACGACTTCATCTCGGTTCGAGCAGTCCGAGACGAGCGTCGCCAGTCCCGTCACCTCTCCCACCTGAGGTAGCTCCCAGCGCCCTTCCTCCCAGCCTGCGGCTCCCTCGTGGAAGTCGGTCGCTGAGTCGAGTTGCTTGGGCGCGCCCGCTGCAGCTGACGGACTAGGGGTCTGCGAGGGCGTTGAGCTGGAGGACTCGGTACCTGTCGGGCTCAGCGGGTCAGAAGGAGTCGGCGTGGCCGAGGAACTGGTGTTCGCCGACTCGCCCGGTGTCGGAATGGCACTCGAGGCGGTTGCGCTCGGCGACGCCTGCACGCTCGTGACCGGATCCGGCGGATCAGCTTGATCGGTGGATGCACCCGGGGCGCACCCGCACAGCAACAGCAACAACACCGCTGTCGTCAGCCTCGGTCCTGAGTTTTGGGCGACCATGAGCTTCTTCCCTTCGTCCGCAAAAGCATCGCACCCCAACTGGGGTTGCGGTGAAGAACGAAGAAGCTCAGCGTCTTCCACGACCTGCCAACGAGCTGAGGTGCCGTTGCCTGGTTCTCGGGCCATCGCGGACCGGAGAGTAGTCAGGTAAAGGACAGCGTGGCTGGAACCCGCTCCTTCGGCGCTGGCACTACTCCGGCGCAATGGGTTCGCAGCGAGTTTCATCGGCCGTCTCGGTGGCTGCGCCCCGGCGTCAACGTTGTCGCCCAGGCACCACCAGCCGAGCCGGTAGCCGCACAACCGGTATCACTTGAGCATCCCGGACAGAGAGATGATCACACAGGCACGGCTGGCCAGGTGATGAGCACCACCTGCGGGGCCGCACGAACTCAGCGCAGCTTACCGAGGAATCCTTTCCCTCACGTCCCATGCTGCCGGAACCCACGGCCCGCCGAGTGGCTCTTCCGGCTTGAGGGACTTAGGGGCGCGGGGCCCGACGACGCAGACCCAGCACGAGCAGCACCAGCCCGACCACGACCAGGACCAGGCCGATCACCAGCCAGGTGCTGTCGCCGGTCATGAAGCTCCCCGGCAGCACCCCCGCACCCTGCAGCGACCACACGCCACCGATCACCAGCGCGATCGCCCCGAGCACCAGCATCCACGTCCTGCGCACGTCAGTCTCCTCCTCGGGTGCGGTGGAGCTCACCGGCACGCCAACCGTAGTCCACGTCCTGCAGCACGAAGGCGGCGCTCAGCCGGGCGTCCGCCCCAGCGAACCGGCCGCGCTCGAGGAAGGCGGCCCGGCGGAGGTCCACCGCGACCGGCGCGGGCTGGGGGACGTCCGGACGCGTGGTCACCACCACGACCCCGTCGGGGTCGGGTGAGAAGCGGTTGGGTGGCGGGGCGAACCGGCGGGCGGTGCGGGCGTCGGGCAGGACGCCGCCGGCGGGCACCCGCTCCTCACCCGGGTGCGCGGTGAGGGCGAGGTCGCCGGCGCCGTCCCCGGAGCGGACGTCCAGCTGCAGCTGCTGGCCCACCGGGGAGAACCGCCCGTCGAGGCGTCCGTGCGGGGCCCGGCTGGTGAGCTGGCCCCCCAGCACCGACGCCCAGCCGCTGGACCAGCCGGCCAGCGGACGCAGCCCGCGCAGCACCCGGCCGCGGGCGGTACGCGGTCCCGAGCGGGCCGTGGTGGTGCAGAACACCGACCAGGTGAGCAGCACCGTCGACCCGCTGCCGAGGGCCGGTGGCACCCCGTGCGGTCGGACGTCGGTCAGCTCCAGCACGGTCGCGGCCAGGAACGCCCACTCGCGGCCGTCGGCGCCGGTGTGGGTGTCCAGGGCCAGGCCGGGGTCGGGCAGGTCGGCCACCGTCGCCGGTGGGACGGCCCAGCTGAGGGCCAGCGCGTGCCGGAGGTGGGCGTCGACGGCCAGCGGGGCGCGTTGCAGCCGGTTCAGGCCGCGGCCCAGGAGCCGGGCGGCGGTGCGCAGCGGCCAGGTGGGCGGGTGGACGACGACCATCAGGACCCCCAGGTGGTGGTGACGCTGCCCCAGATCAGGGCGGCGTCGTCGGCGGCGAGGCCGGAGTCGCCGGGGGCCGGCTCGGCCAGGGAGCGCAGCACCACCGCCCCGCCGGGACGCACCGCGTGGCGGACCGCGACCTTGAGCCGCGCGCCGTACTCCGGCGGGGCGCCGTCGAGGACGTTGGACAGGGCCACCGCGTCGTAGTGGCCCACCGGCACCGACTCCAGGTGGCCGGCCACGTCCCGGGCCACCCAGGAGATCTGGTCGGGGTCGACGTCGGGCAGCCGCCAGCCGGGCTGCTCCTCCCCCGACAGCAGCCGCCAGGCGAACCGGTTGTCCCGCATGCCGTGCCGGCCCAGCCCCCGGGCCAGCCGCGCCCGGAGGATGTCGTCGAAGCGGCGGGGGATGAAGCGGCCGAACTCCTTGGTCAGGATCCGGGCGGCGAACGTCCCCGGACGCAGCGCCCCGGCGACCAGCCAGCGCACCACCCGGGTGTCCAGGTGCCGGCGCCAGTAGGCCAGGGCCTCCTCCGGTCCGGCGGTCTGGAGGACCGGCCAGAGCCGTCGTAGCCGCCACCCCGGCGCCACCGGGCGGAGCATCGAGCGGCCCGCGGTCATCAGCGACTCCGCCGACCCGCGCACCGACTCCCCCTCGCCCAGCCGTCGGCGGGCGTAGGCGAGCTGGTGGGGGTTGATGTCCACGGCGGTCACCCGGTGCCCGGCGGCGGCGCAGGCCGCGGCCACCTCCCCGGAGGCGGCGATGACGCAGACCCGACCGGGGGCCCCGAAGGCCTCCAGCTCGATCCGCTGGTCCTCGTAGCTGCGGCCGAAGAGCACCCGCGGCGGCCCGAAGCGCACCAGACGGCCGCCCTGCCAGGGGGTCACCGGGGGTGCGGACATGGGTCGGAGGCTACTTCTTCTCCGCCTTGGTCGGCTCGGTGGTCGACAGCGCGGCGACGAAGGCCTCCTGGGGGACCTCGACGCGGCCCACCATCTTCATCCGCTTCTTGCCCTCCTTCTGCTTCTCCAGCAGCTTGCGCTTGCGGGTGATGTCACCGCCGTAGCACTTGGCGAGCACGTCCTTGCGGATGGCGCGGATGGTCTCCCGGGCGATCACGCGGGCCCCGATGGCGGCCTGGATCGGCACCTCGAACTGCTGGCGCGGGATCAGCTCCTTGAGCTTGCCCGCCATCATCACCCCGTAGCCGTAGGCCTTGTCGCGGTGGACGATGGAGGAGAAGGCGTCCACGGGCTCACCGTGCAGCAGGATGTCGACCTTGACCAGGTCGGCGGCCTCCTCGCCGGCCTCGTCGTAGTCCAGGCTGGCGTAGCCCTTGGTGCGGGACTTCAGCGCGTCGAAGAAGTCGAAGACGATCTCGGCCAGCGGCAGCGTGTAGCGGATCTCGACCCGGTCCTCGGACAGGTAGTCCAGCCCGAGCTGGATGCCGCGACGGGCCTGGCACAGCTCCAGGATCACGCCGATGTACTCCGCCGGGCTGAGGATCGTCGCCCTCACCACCGGCTCGTACACCTCGGCCAGCTTGCCGTCGGTCGGGTACTCGCTGGGGTTGGTGACGACCATCTCCCGGCCGTCCTCCATCCGCACCCGGTAGACCACGTTGGGGGCGGTGGAGATCAGGTCGAGGTTGAACTCCCGCTCCAGCCGCTCCCGGACGATCTCCATGTGCAGCAGCCCCAGGAAGCCGATCCGGAACCCGAACCCGAGGGCGCCGGAGCTCTCCGGCTCGTAGGTCAGCGCGGCGTCGTTGAGCAGCAGCTTGTCCAGCGCCTCGCGCAGCTCGGGGAAGTCGGCCCCGTCGATGGGGAACAGACCGGCGTAGACCATCGGGTTGGGGTGGCGGTAGCCGCCGAGCGCCTCGGTGGCCGGGCGGACGCTGGTGGTGACGGTGTCACCCACCCGGGACTGGCGGACGTCCTTGACCCCGGTGATCAGGTAGCCCACCTCACCCACCCCGAGCGACGGCGACTTGACCGGCTCGGGTGAGATCACGCCGACCTCGAGGGTCTCGTGGGCCGCCTTGGTCGACATCATCAGCACCTTCTCGCGGTGGCTGAGCTCGCCGTCGATGACCCGGACGTAGGTGACCACGCCGCGGTAGGTGTCGTAGACGGAGTCGAAGATCAGGGCGCGGGCCGGGGCGTCGGCGCGACCCTGCGGGGCGGGCACCTGGATCACGATCTCGTCCAGCAGCTCCCGGACGCCCATCCCGGTCTTGGCCGAGACCCGGAACACGTCCGACGGCTGGCAGCCGATGATGCCGGCCAGCTCGGCGGCGTACTTGTCGGGCTGGGCGTTGGGCAGGTCGATCTTGTTGAGCACCGGGATGATCGTCAGGTCGTTGTCCAGCGCCAGGTAGAGGTTGGCCAGCGTCTGGGCCTCGATGCCCTGCGCGGCGTCGACCAGCAGCAGCGCACCCTCGCAGGCCTGCAGCGAGCGGGACACCTCGTAGGTGAAGTCGACGTGGCCGGGGGTGTCGATCATGTTGAGCACGTAGGGCTTCTCGCCCTCACCGAGGTCGGCCACCCACGGCATCCGGACGGCCTGGGACTTGATGGTGATGCCGCGCTCGCGCTCGATGTCCATCCGGTCCAGGTACTGGGCGCGGGCAGCCCGCTCGTCCACCACGCCGGTCAGCTGCAGCATCCGGTCGGCCAGCGTCGACTTGCCGTGGTCGATGTGGGCGATGATGCTGAAGTTGCGGATGATCGCGGGGTCGGTCGCACCCGGGGCGGGCGGACTGGCGGTCGCGCGTGTGGTCAACGGTGCTCCAAGGTGGGGGCTGGACTGACGTCCATCCTCCCACCCCGGCACCGCGAGCCAAAGTCAGCGCTCAGGCGCCGCCGCCGCCGGCCTTGCGCCGGTGCATCGCGGTGGGGATGTGGCCCTCCACCGGGTGCATCCGCTCGCTGCCGTCGGGGTTGGAGCCGGCCGACGTCGGGTGGGACTTCTGCTTCTTCTTGTCCAGCGCCTCGCGCATGCGCCGCTTGACGTCGTCCTCGGGGCCCTTCGCTCCTGGTCCGGTCATGGGAGCTCCTTCGTCGTCGTCCGGTGGGGGCCCCACTCTGCCCTGCCGTGTAAGGGCTCCGCCACCGGGTTGGCGCCGTGACCGCTGCGGGTGGCAGGACCACGTCAGCCCGGCAGCGGGGCCAGGGCGACCAGCGCCGCGCTCAGGCCCAGCACGGCGACGGCCAGCACCGCCTCCGCCCCGACCACCCGGACCAGCCGGCGCAGCTGGTGGGCGCGTCCGCGGGAGGGCTCGCGACCCTGCCGCCGGCGCTGGCCGGCCAGCGACAGGTAGCGGCGGACCCGGCGGTGCAGCACCAGCACCGCCACGACCACCAGCACCTTGACCACCAGCACCAGGCCGTACCAGGAGACCACCAGGGGCCACGGTCCGCCGGTGGTCAGCAGCGCGTCCACCACGCCGGTCAGCGCGAGCACCGCCAGACAGGTCGTGGCCAGCCGGGCGAAGCGCTCCAGGGCGAGCTCGCCGGCGTCGGCGGTCGCCCGGGGCAGCAGCGAGAGCGCCAGCACCAGCAGCCCGCCGAACCAGGCCGCGGCCGCGAGGACGTGGGCCAGCAGCAGGACCGCCGCCAGCACGGACCGTGGCCCCTGGCCGCCGTCGGCGGGCAGCACCACGGTCAGCCCGAGCACCACCGTCAGGACCAGCACCACCGTCACCCCCGGCGCGCCGGGGCGCCACCGCCCGCCCCGGGAGGCCCGCGCCAGCTCGGGACCGAAGAACAGGGCGAGCGCCAGCAGCGCCAGCCGGAGCAGCAGCCAGGGGACGTCGGGGCGCTGCAGCACGTCCTCGACCGGGCGCCCGGCCAGCAGGTCCGCCAGCGGGACGGCCAGCGTCGCCAGGGCGGCCGCACCGGCGCCGGCGCCGGCCACACGCGCGAGCCAGCGGGTCGGCCACAGCCAGGCCCAGGCCACGACCGCGCCGACGAGCAGGGCGAGACCGAGGTGGAGCAGCACAAGGCTGGCTCCAGCCAGCAGCAGGTCAGGATCCGGCACCACGATCAGCCCGGCGTGGGCAGGTCGAGCTGGACCAGCACCAGCGACTGCTCCGGCGGCAGCGGCTCGCTGAGGGTGAGGAACCCGTCACCGGTCGCGGAGCAGGTGGGGTCCGGCAGCAGCGGGCAGCTGAGGTTGAGCACCGACGGCCCGGTGACCACGAGCACCACCGGCTCCGAGGCCTCCGGCCCGGCGAGCGGGGCGACGGCGCCCAGCGCGCGTCCGGGGACCGACGGGGTGGACATCACGGTCGCACCGGTCAGCCGGTAGCGCAGCTCCACCCGGTCGGTGGGGACGTCCCAGGTCAGCGGCACGGGCCCGTCCACGGTGCTCACCGCCCGCACCGGCTGGCCCCCGGCGCTGACCTGCAGGTCGGAGGCCTCGGGGGTGGTGCCCTCGAAGGAGGAGCCGGCGCCGGCGAGGTCGGGCGGGGCGAGCTCGAGCCCGGTCGCCGGCTCCGGCAGCAGCACCCGCTCCACCACGGTGAAGGATCCGTCGCGTTCGGGCACGGCGACCAGCAGGGACCCCGGCTCGGTCAGCCACGGTCCGGAGGTGGGCAGCGGGACCGGCGGGACGTCGGTGGTCCGGCGGTCCTCCTCGTCGGCGCTCCCCGAGGGGGTGCTGCCGGCGGAGGAACCGTCCGAGGGCGCGCCGCCGGCCGACGGCGACGGGCCCGCGGTGGCCGACGTGGGCTCCGGCGGGGTTGCGGTGGAGCGCGAAGCCCCCGGGAGGGCCGAGGCGACCGCGGCCGCGAGCAGCAGGGCGACGGCCACCCCGCCGAGCAGGCGCCGTGCGACGGCACGCCGGTGGGACACTGCGCCACCTCCCCCGAGTGCGGCTCGATTCTGCGGACCACCCCTGCGCGGGGCGTCCGCGGCCTAGACTAGGCGAACCCCGGTCAGGCTGGGCGGGGTTGGGACGACCCACGGCTGTCCAGGCCGCGGTCGACGCGATTCGGGGGAATCACATGAGTCGGAGCGGACGAGCCGTGCTCGCCGGCGTGGCGCTGGGCGTGGTGGTCGCCGGGGCGCTGGCCCCGGTGCGCAGCGCGGCGGCGGACGAGGCGAGCATCTACCTGGTGCACGGGCTGGCCGAGGGGTCGGTCACGGTCAGCGTGGACGGCGACCCCGTCACCGAGGGGCTGGCCGCCACCGAGGTGGCCGGGCCGTTCGACGTGGCCGCCGGCGAGCGACAGGTCACCTTCACCACCGAGGACGGCAGCGAGGTGAGCAGCAGCGTCCAGCTGGAGGCCGGCGACAGCTCCGACGTGGTGCTGCACCTCCCGGCCACGGCCGACGGGGACCCGGTGGTGACGGAGTACCCCAACGACCTCTCGGCGGTGCAGCGGGGACGGGCCGCGGTCGCGGTGGCGCACACCGCCGCGGTGCCCCCGGCCGACATCCGCGTCGACGGCGAGGTGCTCTTCGCCAACGTCGCCAACGGTGAGTACCTCTACGAGGTGGTGCCCGCCGGCTCCTACGAGGTCGACATCGTGCCCACCGGCCAGACCTCCCCCGCCGTCCTCGGCCCGCTGGAGCTCGAGCTGACCGCCGGGGCGCTGACCCGGGTGTACGCCGTCGGCGACCCCGAGGACGACACCATGGACGTGGCCTCGCACGTGATCCGCACCGGCACCTCCGGCAGCGGGCGGCCGCAGTCGGTGGACACCGGGCGCGGCGGTCTCGCGGACCGGTTGCTCGACCGGCGGTGAGGCTCCCCCGCTCGGTGCGGGTGGGCTCCGGCGCGGCGGCGTCGCTGCTGGTCCCCCTCCTGCTGCTCGGCTGCGCCGCGCCGGTGGCACCGTCCGGGGCACGGGGCGGGGCACCGGGCGGGGACGCCTCCGACCCGGTCGCCGCTGCCTCGAGCCCGGTCCCGGTGGCGAGCGAGGCACCGCAGGCCGAGCGGGCCTCGTCCCGCTTCGTGCCCGAGCGGATCGGGTTGCCCGGGGGCGTCGAGGCCCCGGTCGTCCCGGTCAGCACGGTCGGGGCCGAGCTGGTGGTCCCCGAGGACGTGAGCCAGGTCGGGTGGTGGGACGGGAGCTCCTGGGTGGGCGACCCCTTCGGCTCGGTCGTGGTGGCCGGTCACGTGGACTCCCTGGACGGGTTCGGTCTGTTCCACCGGCTGTGGTCGACCGAGGTCGGGGACGAGGTGGTGCTGAGCGCAGGGGAAGGCCGTCAGGCCTACCGGGTGAGCGAGGTTCGGCGGGTGCCTCGTACCGACCTGGTCGACGACGGCGAGGTCTTCGACGCCGACGGCGACCCGCGCCTGGTGCTGCTGACCTGCGTCGGCGCCTACGACGCGGCCCGCGGCGGGTACCCGGAGAACCTCGTGGTGGTGGCCCGGCCGGTCCGCTGAGGGCTGTCCCGGCCGAGGCTGCTGTGGCAGGGTCGACGGTGAGGAAGGAGGCGCCGTGGGCCCCGTGAACCGTGTGCTCGGGCTCTCGTGCCTGCTGCTGCTCTCCGCCTGCTCCGCCCCCGGCCCGGACGCGGTCCCGGCCGCCACCCCCGCACCGGACCCCGACCAGCTGCTCTGGGGCGGCGCCACGCTGCTGCAGCAGGCCGACACGGAGCCGGAGCTGTGCCTCGGGCCGGTCCAGGAGTCCTACCCGCCGCAGTGCGGTGGACCGACCGTGGTCGGGCTGGACTGGGACGACGTCGAGGGCGTCGAGCGGTCGGCCGGCGTTACCTGGGGCTCCGCCTACGTGGTGGGGACCTACGACGGCTCCACGTTCACCCTCGACCGGCCGCCCAGCAGCTCGCGTCCGGACGGCGTCCCGGAGCCGAGCCCGGTCCCCGACCCGGAGCACCCCCGGCTGTGCGAGGACCCGTACCGCGGCGGCGACCGGTCGAGCGAGGGGGACCAGGCGGCGCTCGGGCGGGCGCTGGAGGACCTGGACGGGTACGTGACGTCCTACGTCTCCGACGGCGACTCGATGGTCAACGTGCTGGTCACCGGGGACGCGGAGGAGGCCCACGCCGAGCTGCGCCGGGTGTGGTCCGGCGGGCTCTGCGTGGTCCAGCGCGACCTGCCCACCCAGGAGGCGACGAGGGCCGCCCGGGACGCGCTGTCGGTGGACGCGGAGGATCTCGGGCTGCTCACCCTCAGCGGGATGGGCGTGGAGGGGTGCTGCACGTGAGGGTGAGGGTGGCCGACGCCCCCACGGTCTCCGCGGTCCAGGAGCGGGTGGCGCGGTGGCTGCGTCCTGAGCAGGTGGTGGTGGACGGCGCCCTGCAGCCCCTGCCGGGGTGAGCCCGGTCGGCTCGTTTGGCCGCTCGGAGCCGGGTTGGTAGAGTGCACTGTCGCTCCGGGGACGGCTCACGCCGTCGTAGGAGCACCACCGACCAGACCAGATCGACCAGACCAGAGGCTTGCCCAGTGGCGAACATCAAGTCCCAGATGAAGCGCATCAAGACGAACGAGAAGGCTCGTCTGCGCAACAAGGCTGTGAAGACGAACCTGAAGACGTCGATCCGCCGCTTCCGCGAGGCCGTCGAGGCCGGCGACACCGTGAAGGCCCAGGCGGCCGCACAGGTGGCCTGCCGCAAGCTCGACAAGGCTGCCTCCAAGGGTGTCATCCACCCCAACCAGGCGGCGAACCGCAAGTCGGCCATCGCCTCCAAGGCGGCCGCTCTCAGCTGACCCCACCGGTCCCCGGACCGGTGGACGAGCCCGATCACCCCTGGTGGTCGGGCTCGTCGTCGTCCCCGGACCCGTCGCGGGTCAGCGGCCGGTGCGGCAGCGGGTCACCCCGAGCACCGCGCTCTCCAGGGCGTAGTCGGGGTCGTTGGCGGCACCCTTGATGTCGGCGTCGGCGCGGGCCACGATCGATATGGCCCGGGCCAGACCCGGCTGGTCCCAGCCCCGCAGCTGCTGGCGCATCGACTTGATCTTCCACGGCGGCACCCCGACCTCGCGAGCGATGTCGCCGTCCCTCATCCCGGTGGAGGGCAGGCTGACCAGCTTGCCCAGCCCCCGCAGCCCCGAGGCCAGCGCGCTGCTGACCAGCACGTGGGCCACCCCCGTGCCCAGCGCCCACCGCAGCTGCTCCATCGCCTGGTCGGTCCGCCCGGCCAGGGCGGCGTCGGCCACCGCGAAGCTGGTCACCTCGGCCCGCCCGCCGAAGTAGCGGCGGACCAGCGCGTCGGTGATCTCCGGCCCGTCGGCGTCGGCCACCAGCTGGGAGACCGCACCGGCCAGGGCGCGGAGGTCGTGACCGACCGCCTCGACCAGCAGGGTGGCGGCGGGGGCCTCGATCCGGGAGCGGGCCCGTCGCACCTCCGCGGTGACGAACTGCGGCAGCTCCCACGCCTTCAGCGACGGGCAGTCGACCACCTGGACGCCGGCCTTCTTCAGCTTGTCCAGCAGGCCCTTGCCCTTCACCCCGCCCCCGTGCACCAGCACCACGGCGCACTCGGGCTCCGGCGCCTGGGCCAGCTGCAGCACCTGGTCGGCCAGCTCGGCGGGGAGGTTGGCCAGGTCGCGGACGACGGCGACGGAGGAGCTGGCGAACAGCGACCCACCGGTGATCTCAGCCAGCTGACCGGAGTTCAGCTGGGGCGCCTCGACGTCGTGCAGGTCGGCGTCGGGGGCCTCCCCACGTGCCGCGTTGACCAGCTCGTTGACCGCGCGCTCGGCGAGCAGGCTCTCCGGCCCGCTGACCAGCACCACCCGGCCGAGGACCGACTCCCTGACTGCCACGCCCTCAGCATGCCAGCCCGCACCGACACCCGCGCCCCGCTCAGCGCTCGGTGGTGACACGGACCGCGTCCGGGCCGCCGGACAGGGCCACCGAGCCGGAGGTGTCGGTGCGCAGCACCCGGGTGCCGCTGGTCTCGAGCAGCTGCAGCGTCCGGGCCGCGGGGTGGCCGTAGGAGTTGTCCCGCCCCGCGCTGGCCACCGCGAGGGCGGCACCGCTGGCCCGCAGGAACCCCGGGTCCTGGTCGGCGGAGCCGTGGTGGGGCACCTTGAGGACGTCGGCCTCCAGCCCGGCCGTGCCGACCAGCCGCTGCTGGGCCTCCGCGCCGATGTCGCCGGTCAGCAGGACCCGGACGCCGGAGACCGTGGCCAGGGCCACCACGCTGGCGTCGTTCTCCGCCGGGGACTCCCCCGACCCGTCGTCGCCGAGGGGCACCGCCGCCACCTCGGCGGGACCGAGCGTGCGCCAGCTCACCTCCCCCACCTGCCAGGTCGACCCCGGCACCGCCACCCGCGCGGAGAGGCCGGCGGCGGCGAGCTGCTCCTGCACCTGCCGGTGCTGCTGGAGCGGCTGGGCCAGAGGGGAGACCAGCACCGCACCCACCCGGCGTCCACCGAGCACCCCGGGGAGGCCGTCGACGTGGTCGGCGTGGAAGTGGGAGAGGACCAGGAGCGGCACCTCGACCACCCCGAGCCGGCTCAGGCACCGGTCGACCGCCACCGGGTCCGGCCCGGCGTCCACCACCACGGCGGCACGCACCCCGGCGCGCAGCAGCACGGCGTCGCCCTGCCCGACGTCGCAGGCGACCAGGAACCACCGCTCGGGCGGCCAGCCGGGCTGGACCGGGCTGCGGAGCAGGGCCAGCACCATCAGCACCGCCAGCAGCAGGCAGGCCCACCACCGGCGCAGCAGCACCGGCACCACCGCCGCGACCAGGACGCAGCCGGCCACCAGCACCGCGACCGACCAGGGCGTCACCGGCCACACCCACAGCGCGCCGGGCAGCGAGGCACCGACGTCGGCCACCACCAGGATCCCCTGGGCGCTGAGGGCCGCTCCCAGGGCGACGAACTCCGCCAGCGGTGCCCACAGCAGCGAGGCCCCGGCGGCGGCGAACCCCAGCACGGTGGCCGGCCCGACGAAGGGGGCGGCGGCCATGTTGGCCACCAGTCCGGCGGCGCTGACCTGGCCGGAGATGGCGGTGGCCACGGGCTGGGTGGCCAGCTGGGCCGCGAGCGGGACCGCCACCGACTCCGCCACCCAGCGCGGAAGCCACCCGGACAGCTCGGCGGCCCACCGCCCCGCCCACCACACGATCCCCGCCGAGGCCAGCACCGACAGCGCCATCCCGGCCGAGCGGGACAGCCAGGGGTCGAGCAGCAGCAGCACGGTGACCGCGACGCAGAGGTGCCGCAGCCCCCGCCGCTCCCCGCGTCCGCCCAGCCCCAGGGCGGCCAGGGCCACCAGACCCATGGCCGCAGCGCGGAGCACGCTGGGCTCGGTGCGGCAGAGGGCGACGAAGACTCCGACCCCGAGCAGTCCCAGCAGCCGCAGCCACCAGCCGCGCACGCCGACCGCGCGGGCCAGACCCAGCAGGAAGACCAGCAGCAGGGTCAGGTTGGCCCCCGAGACCGCGGTCAGGTGCACCAGACCGGTGGCGGCGAACCGCTGCTCGAGCTCCTCGGTCATGGCCGAGGTGTCGCCCAGCACCAGCGCCGGGACCAGGGCGCGCTGCTCCTCCGTCCGTGGTCCCACCGCGTCCCGCAGCCCCGCCCGCACGCGCTCGACCAGCAGCAGGCCCGGTCCCGGTGGGGCGACCAGCTCGGGCGCACCCCGGATCCGCACCACCGCCGCCACGTCGGATCCCCGGTCCGGGCCGGCCAGCCGCGCCTCGGCCCGCACCCTGGACCCCGCGACCAGCCCGCGCCAGGCCTCGATCCGCTCCCCGGTCACCAGGACCACCACCGGCGCCCGCAGCCTGTGGTCCTGACCCCGGCCCTGCACCCGGCGGAGCTCACCGCGCACCCAACCGACGTCCCCGCCCGGGCCGGTGGAGACCTGGAGGTCGGTGCCCGTCACCACCTCCACCTCGACCATGGCCTCGTCCGCGGCCAAGGCGGGCAGCGGCCCCGAGCGCAGCGCCTGGACGCGCAGCACCCCGACCGCGGAGCCGGCCACCAGCAGCAGGGCCACCGCGCCCAGCAGCGCGGAGCGGCGGCGCGCCGCCAGCCCCGTGGTGACCAGCCCGACCAGCACCACCGCGCCCACCAGGAGACCCTGCTCCGCGGTGGCCACCCAGGTGGTGAGCCACGTCACGGCGGCGGGGACCAGCATCCGCAGGTCGTGCGGGGCGACCGGTGGTGCGGGCGGGAGGGTCTCCTCGGTCGCGGGGTGCACCTCCGCACCGTCGCGCTCCCGGGCCCGGTCGGTCGCACCGCCCGGTGGGCTGTGGACGGCCGGGCGGGGTGGGCCGGGGCTGTGGACGAGGTGG
The sequence above is a segment of the Auraticoccus monumenti genome. Coding sequences within it:
- the lepA gene encoding translation elongation factor 4, whose amino-acid sequence is MTTRATASPPAPGATDPAIIRNFSIIAHIDHGKSTLADRMLQLTGVVDERAARAQYLDRMDIERERGITIKSQAVRMPWVADLGEGEKPYVLNMIDTPGHVDFTYEVSRSLQACEGALLLVDAAQGIEAQTLANLYLALDNDLTIIPVLNKIDLPNAQPDKYAAELAGIIGCQPSDVFRVSAKTGMGVRELLDEIVIQVPAPQGRADAPARALIFDSVYDTYRGVVTYVRVIDGELSHREKVLMMSTKAAHETLEVGVISPEPVKSPSLGVGEVGYLITGVKDVRQSRVGDTVTTSVRPATEALGGYRHPNPMVYAGLFPIDGADFPELREALDKLLLNDAALTYEPESSGALGFGFRIGFLGLLHMEIVRERLEREFNLDLISTAPNVVYRVRMEDGREMVVTNPSEYPTDGKLAEVYEPVVRATILSPAEYIGVILELCQARRGIQLGLDYLSEDRVEIRYTLPLAEIVFDFFDALKSRTKGYASLDYDEAGEEAADLVKVDILLHGEPVDAFSSIVHRDKAYGYGVMMAGKLKELIPRQQFEVPIQAAIGARVIARETIRAIRKDVLAKCYGGDITRKRKLLEKQKEGKKRMKMVGRVEVPQEAFVAALSTTEPTKAEKK
- a CDS encoding class F sortase yields the protein MRLPRSVRVGSGAAASLLVPLLLLGCAAPVAPSGARGGAPGGDASDPVAAASSPVPVASEAPQAERASSRFVPERIGLPGGVEAPVVPVSTVGAELVVPEDVSQVGWWDGSSWVGDPFGSVVVAGHVDSLDGFGLFHRLWSTEVGDEVVLSAGEGRQAYRVSEVRRVPRTDLVDDGEVFDADGDPRLVLLTCVGAYDAARGGYPENLVVVARPVR
- a CDS encoding DUF4397 domain-containing protein, encoding MSRSGRAVLAGVALGVVVAGALAPVRSAAADEASIYLVHGLAEGSVTVSVDGDPVTEGLAATEVAGPFDVAAGERQVTFTTEDGSEVSSSVQLEAGDSSDVVLHLPATADGDPVVTEYPNDLSAVQRGRAAVAVAHTAAVPPADIRVDGEVLFANVANGEYLYEVVPAGSYEVDIVPTGQTSPAVLGPLELELTAGALTRVYAVGDPEDDTMDVASHVIRTGTSGSGRPQSVDTGRGGLADRLLDRR
- a CDS encoding DUF5302 family protein, whose translation is MTGPGAKGPEDDVKRRMREALDKKKQKSHPTSAGSNPDGSERMHPVEGHIPTAMHRRKAGGGGA
- the rpsT gene encoding 30S ribosomal protein S20 — translated: MANIKSQMKRIKTNEKARLRNKAVKTNLKTSIRRFREAVEAGDTVKAQAAAQVACRKLDKAASKGVIHPNQAANRKSAIASKAAALS
- a CDS encoding YqjF family protein encodes the protein MVVVHPPTWPLRTAARLLGRGLNRLQRAPLAVDAHLRHALALSWAVPPATVADLPDPGLALDTHTGADGREWAFLAATVLELTDVRPHGVPPALGSGSTVLLTWSVFCTTTARSGPRTARGRVLRGLRPLAGWSSGWASVLGGQLTSRAPHGRLDGRFSPVGQQLQLDVRSGDGAGDLALTAHPGEERVPAGGVLPDARTARRFAPPPNRFSPDPDGVVVVTTRPDVPQPAPVAVDLRRAAFLERGRFAGADARLSAAFVLQDVDYGWRAGELHRTRGGD
- a CDS encoding CopD family protein, producing the protein MPDPDLLLAGASLVLLHLGLALLVGAVVAWAWLWPTRWLARVAGAGAGAAALATLAVPLADLLAGRPVEDVLQRPDVPWLLLRLALLALALFFGPELARASRGGRWRPGAPGVTVVLVLTVVLGLTVVLPADGGQGPRSVLAAVLLLAHVLAAAAWFGGLLVLALSLLPRATADAGELALERFARLATTCLAVLALTGVVDALLTTGGPWPLVVSWYGLVLVVKVLVVVAVLVLHRRVRRYLSLAGQRRRQGREPSRGRAHQLRRLVRVVGAEAVLAVAVLGLSAALVALAPLPG